Part of the Tolypothrix sp. PCC 7910 genome, CTTAAAACGTGGTCAACAGAAAAAGACTCCTAGGCTAAAACCCAAAGGTTTGTCTTTTCAAGGTTTAAACGGAGAGTTTGCCAAACGGCTGTTTGATATTGTGTTTTCGTTGTTGGTTTTGATCTTATTTTTCCCTGTCTACTTAATCTTGGCCTTACTGATCGCTTTGAGTTCAGAAGGCCCGATTTTTTATGTCCAAGAAAGGGTGGGTAAAAACTACAAACCTTTTAATTGTATTAAATTCCGCACAATGGTGAGCAATGCCGATGAAATTCTCATACAAATGATGGAGACATCCCCCCAGATGCGGCAAGAATTTGAGAGCAGTTTTAAGCTCAAACAAGACCCCCGCATTACAAAAATTGGGCGGTTTTTGCGAATTACTAGCTTAGATGAATTTCCCCAATTCTGGAATGTCTTAAAAGGGGATATGAGTGTTGTCGGGCCACGACCCTTAGTAGCGGAAGAACTTCCTAAATACGGTTGTCATATCGATCAGATTTTAACTATCCGACCGGGAATCACTGGGTTATGGCAAGTCTCTGGGCGCAATGACATTCCTTATCCAAGACGAGTCCAAATAGACTTACATTATGTGAAATTCAGAAATTTTTGGCTCGACCTCTGGATAATTTTGAAAACAGTTGATGTCGTCATTTTGCCCAAAAATAACGGGGCTTACTGAAACGATACTTAAGAGTTTATTGTGTGGGGCATTTCATGCCCCCATAGGAAATTTACTCAGATTTAATAAAATTCTGCCTTATATAAAGTTTTGGCAAAGATTTTTCTAAATTTTAGATAAAAAAGTAAAAATTTGCAGTCTTATCTAGTAACATTACTTAGTATTGCAAAATAAATAAGTAAATATATTTACAGATAGTTTTACGTATTAAATAAGAATTTCGTAGTTTCCCATTAGGCAATTTAGCAATTAACTGCTAGCTTGTATCAGTTAGGCTGTAACTATTTTACTCAAAATATACAAAGGAATCACTAAGCATGACGCAACAGAAAAGAGCATTGATTACCGGTATTACTGGTCAAGATGGTTCATATCTGAGTGAGTTTTTGCTAGAGCAAGGTTACGAAGTACATGGTATTATTCGCCGGACTTCTACCTTTAACACAGACCGCATCGATCATATTTATGAAGACCCTCACAAAGAAGGAGTGCGGTTGTTTCTTCATTATGGTGATTTAACAGATGGGACGACACTACGCCGAATTTTAGAAGAAGTAAAGCCAGTAGAAATCTATAACCTTGGCGCGCAATCTCATGTCAGAGTCAGCTTTGATTCACCAGAATATACGGTGGATGCAGTAGGGATGGGAACACTACGCTTGTTGGAAGCAATTCGAGATTACCAACAGCGTACTGGAATTGAGGTGCGGTTTTACCAAGCTGGCTCTTCGGAAATGTATGGTTTAGTGCAAGCTGTACCCCAGAGCGAGACAACCCCTTTTTATCCCCGTAGCCCCTATGCTTGTGCTAAAGTATATGCCCACTGGCAAACAGTAAATTACCGTGAATCCTACTCTTTGTTTGCTTGTAATGGCATACTTTTTAACCACGAATCACCTCGGCGGGGTGAAACTTTTGTAACCCGTAAGATTACCAGAGCAGTTGCTCAAATTGTTGCAGGTAAACAGAAAAAAATTTATATGGGTAACCTTGATGCCAAACGGGATTGGGGCTATGCCAAAGATTATGTAAAAGCTATGTGGCTGATGTTGCAACAAGAGCAACCAGATGATTATGTGATTGCTACTGGTGAAACCCACTCAGTACGTGAATTTTTAGAGTTAGCATTTAATTATGTGAATCTCCGCTGGGAAGATTATGTAGAGTTTGATGAGCGCTATCTTCGCCCTGCGGAAGTAGAGTTATTAATTGGTGATGCTACCAAGGCACGGCAAAAGTTAGGTTGGACACCATCGGTTACCTTTGAGGGACTTGTAGCATTAATGGTAGAAGCAGATCTCCAAGCATTAGGTATCACTTCTCCCAATGGCAATGGTTCGTCAGTACCGCATGATATTGCGACTGTTCGTCAACAACTGGGTGCGCTCCACTTTTGATTTAAACTGTCGCTGAGGATAAAAATATGGCTGCCTTAGAATTAAAAAATAAACGGATTCTCGTCACTGGTGGGTCGGGTTTCCTAGGTCGTCAGGTGATAGATCAGCTGTGTAAAGCAGGAGCAGATCTTCAAAAAATTACAGTACCGCGATCGCGTGATTGCGACCTGCGGGTCTGGGAAAATAACCAACGTGTAGTTGATCAGCAAGATATTGTTATTCACTTGGCGGCACACGTTGGTGGTATCGGCCTCAACCGCGAAAAACCAGCCGAGTTGTTCTACGACAACTTGATGATGGGAACTCAATTAATTCATGCAGCCTATCAAGCTGGAGTAGAAAAATTCGTCTGTGTTGGCACTATCTGCGCTTATCCCAAATTTACCCCAGTGCCTTTCAAAGAAGATGACCTTTGGAATGGCTATCCTGAAGAAACCAATGCTCCCTACGGAGTCGCCAAGAAAGCACTTTTAGTTCAACTGCAATCTTACCGCCAGCAGTACAACTTTAATGGTGTTTACTTGCTACCTGTAAATTTATACGGGCCGGAAGATAACTTTGACCCCGGAAGTTCTCATGTGATTCCAGCGTTAATTCGCAAAGTTCACGAAGCCCAAATTAAAGGACAAAAGCAGCTTCCTGTTTGGGGAGATGGTAGTCCTACCCGTGAGTTTCTTTATTCTGAAGATGCCGCACGGGGCATTGTTATGGGTACTCAATTCTATAACGACTCAGAACCAGTTAATCTGGGAACAGGTCACGAAATCTCCATCAGGGATTTAATCAATTTAATTTGCAAACTGATGGAGTTTGATGGGGAAATTGTTTGGGAAACAGACAAGCCTAATGGTCAACCTCGTCGTTGTTTAGATACGGAAAGGGCAAAGCAAGCTTTTAATTTTACAGCCCAAGTCAGCTTTGAGGAAGGGCTAAAGAATACCATTGCATGGTATCGCCAACACGCTGCATAACTTGATCAGTATCGCTGAGTAAATTAATGAATTTATAATTACCCACTTTTCACCAAAATATACTGGAAATTCATGTGGGTAAGGGTTGAAAACCCTAATACACAAAACTATCTATGACGTAGGGCCTATGCCCTACGTGTTTGTTTTGTGGCATTATCCCAATTTCCAAAAATCCAGCAACAGATTCAAAATGTGGAAATTCCAGCTAAAACACAACTACGTCGGACTCTCTTAAAAAAACGTCAATCAATGTCAATGGCGGAATGGAGAGAAAAAAGCGATCGCATCTGTACCCAACTCCAAGCCTCTGTTCTATTGACTCAAGCAAAAACTATACTGGCATATTTCAGTTTTCGCCAAGAACCAGATCTGAGTTTGCTATTTGCTCATCCTCAATACCGTTGGGGATTTCCGCGTTGCGTTGGTAAATCCCTGTTTTGGCATAGTTGGACTCCCCAAGATGCTGTAGTAATTGGCACATATGGTATTGTCGAACCTCGTCCTGATGCACCCACAATAGACTCAGCAGAAGTAGATTTAATACTTGTCCCCAGTGTTGCTTGCAACTATCAAGGATATCGTTTAGGCTATGGCGGCGGATATTACGATCGCCTCCTTAGTTCGCCTGAATGGCAAAACAAGCCAACTATCGGTATTTTATTTGATTTCGCCTATTTACCCCAAATACCTATTGAACATTGGGATAAACCTTTAAATGCTGTATGTACAGAAGCTAGGTTTACCGCAGCATAGATAGGGCGTTTGTAATTTGGTGTTATTTCTCCCCATTACCCATTACCCATTACCCAATTCCTAAACCCTTGGCGAATCCTTTACATCATTAGCAATGATGCCAATTAAATTCAACCTACTTAAAATTTCTCTTGATTGAATCAGTTCACTTTGAGTAATCTGACCAATACGCCCCACTAAAACAATTCCACTACATAAAGATGCAATAATTCTGGCATCAACTGCGTCTAAAATTGCCGGAGCATCTATTAATACTAAATCGTAAGTTTGCTCAAACAATTCTATTAACTCTTTCATGCGCGCTGAACTGAGTAGCTTGACTGTATCTTCTGGTGTGGGGCCAGCAGTCAAAACATCAATATCAGGATGAATGGGTTGGATATAATCTGCAACTGGGGTGTTAGCTTCTTCCTCTAACAATAGAGATAAACCCCAATCATTGGGTAGTTCTAAAATATTGTGCAGGCGGGGATTCTGCAAGTTAGCATCAATCAATAATACCCGGCGATGCATATGAGCCGCACTCACCGCCAGCCCTAAAGACAAAGTTGTTTTACCTTCACTAGCTAATGTTGAAGTCAACATTATTGATTGAAAAATCTGAGGATATTTTAATATTTGAATGTTTTGATAGACCATATCTAAATTTTCGTGATATGGCAATCTGGGGTTACTTTCTACTACTAAGGGAATTGCTTTATCTTGTTTATTCCAAGGTAGCTTTGTCAGTCTTTTTCTCTTACTGCCGCCTAGTTTTGGTACTGTTCCCAGTAATCTTAAATTCGTCAGTCTTTGTAATTCTCTTGCAGAATATATGACATCATGAAACATTTCCCAAATTAGGGCTGCTACTATGCCTAAAATCGGCCCAATGATGATTCCACCACCTAAGAGAAATACTCGTCCACTACCCAAATACATGCCCTTATCTGGTGCTTCTAAAACTTGCCAATCAAACCCGCCTTGAGCAATTTTTAAGCCTAAAGATTGTTGCGCCTGGAGTAGTTGCTCCAGTGTTTTGCGATTTGTTTCCACCTCTGGTAAGAGACGATTGTACTGGGCTATGAGGGCAGGGTATTTACTGAGTTCAGAACGTAACCGCTGCTCCGATTCAACTAAACTTTTTTCATTAGCAATTAACCCTAAAGAAGTTGTTTGTACTTGAATCACCTCTTCTACTAGCTTCAAGTCAACGCCTACCATTTGTCCTTGGGTTAATAACGGTTGGCGAGAATCTCCCACATTTCGCCCTTTCTCTCCTATTGATCTTCCCGCTTCTTGCCGTAAGAGTGCCAATAGACTTTGACGCTGCTGCGTC contains:
- the gmd gene encoding GDP-mannose 4,6-dehydratase produces the protein MTQQKRALITGITGQDGSYLSEFLLEQGYEVHGIIRRTSTFNTDRIDHIYEDPHKEGVRLFLHYGDLTDGTTLRRILEEVKPVEIYNLGAQSHVRVSFDSPEYTVDAVGMGTLRLLEAIRDYQQRTGIEVRFYQAGSSEMYGLVQAVPQSETTPFYPRSPYACAKVYAHWQTVNYRESYSLFACNGILFNHESPRRGETFVTRKITRAVAQIVAGKQKKIYMGNLDAKRDWGYAKDYVKAMWLMLQQEQPDDYVIATGETHSVREFLELAFNYVNLRWEDYVEFDERYLRPAEVELLIGDATKARQKLGWTPSVTFEGLVALMVEADLQALGITSPNGNGSSVPHDIATVRQQLGALHF
- a CDS encoding GumC family protein, which codes for MANTGLNQGQMLINSPQNAVDIKQLTTILFHRRYLILGISCAVMSVASILAVIAKPNYQSSMQILVSSNLYEGVRSSNVQGDADSEFTDPNFQVVDYTAQLKLMMSSKLIQKAVDLLRPTYPDITLEDIKGKKEKGEKPPLEVAQIEGGSGINKIPSQVFEVSFKDKDPVKAQKVLQALQTVYQDYNIEQQNERLHKGLSFVNARLPEIRKEVSQSEKNLEAFRRQHNLLDPEVQSKILLESLADIQQQLQTTRAQLQDNRARQANLERKMAASSQNAIISSRLSQSTRYQGLLNEIQKTELALAQQRLRYTDNSPVIQNLTQQRQSLLALLRQEAGRSIGEKGRNVGDSRQPLLTQGQMVGVDLKLVEEVIQVQTTSLGLIANEKSLVESEQRLRSELSKYPALIAQYNRLLPEVETNRKTLEQLLQAQQSLGLKIAQGGFDWQVLEAPDKGMYLGSGRVFLLGGGIIIGPILGIVAALIWEMFHDVIYSARELQRLTNLRLLGTVPKLGGSKRKRLTKLPWNKQDKAIPLVVESNPRLPYHENLDMVYQNIQILKYPQIFQSIMLTSTLASEGKTTLSLGLAVSAAHMHRRVLLIDANLQNPRLHNILELPNDWGLSLLLEEEANTPVADYIQPIHPDIDVLTAGPTPEDTVKLLSSARMKELIELFEQTYDLVLIDAPAILDAVDARIIASLCSGIVLVGRIGQITQSELIQSREILSRLNLIGIIANDVKDSPRV
- a CDS encoding GDP-L-fucose synthase; protein product: MAALELKNKRILVTGGSGFLGRQVIDQLCKAGADLQKITVPRSRDCDLRVWENNQRVVDQQDIVIHLAAHVGGIGLNREKPAELFYDNLMMGTQLIHAAYQAGVEKFVCVGTICAYPKFTPVPFKEDDLWNGYPEETNAPYGVAKKALLVQLQSYRQQYNFNGVYLLPVNLYGPEDNFDPGSSHVIPALIRKVHEAQIKGQKQLPVWGDGSPTREFLYSEDAARGIVMGTQFYNDSEPVNLGTGHEISIRDLINLICKLMEFDGEIVWETDKPNGQPRRCLDTERAKQAFNFTAQVSFEEGLKNTIAWYRQHAA
- a CDS encoding 5-formyltetrahydrofolate cyclo-ligase; the encoded protein is MALSQFPKIQQQIQNVEIPAKTQLRRTLLKKRQSMSMAEWREKSDRICTQLQASVLLTQAKTILAYFSFRQEPDLSLLFAHPQYRWGFPRCVGKSLFWHSWTPQDAVVIGTYGIVEPRPDAPTIDSAEVDLILVPSVACNYQGYRLGYGGGYYDRLLSSPEWQNKPTIGILFDFAYLPQIPIEHWDKPLNAVCTEARFTAA
- a CDS encoding sugar transferase, whose protein sequence is MTAQSSLLSGKRGLRQDANASARTFLKRGQQKKTPRLKPKGLSFQGLNGEFAKRLFDIVFSLLVLILFFPVYLILALLIALSSEGPIFYVQERVGKNYKPFNCIKFRTMVSNADEILIQMMETSPQMRQEFESSFKLKQDPRITKIGRFLRITSLDEFPQFWNVLKGDMSVVGPRPLVAEELPKYGCHIDQILTIRPGITGLWQVSGRNDIPYPRRVQIDLHYVKFRNFWLDLWIILKTVDVVILPKNNGAY